From the uncultured Fibrobacter sp. genome, one window contains:
- a CDS encoding VUT family protein — protein sequence MPVHAFGFDTTLGNVLFASTFLATDMMSELYGKREASRCVKIGFPHW from the coding sequence ATGCCAGTGCATGCATTCGGGTTCGACACGACCCTCGGCAACGTCCTTTTCGCCTCGACATTCCTCGCGACCGATATGATGAGCGAACTCTACGGCAAAAGGGAAGCGAGCCGCTGCGTTAAGATAGGCTTTCCACATTGGTAA
- a CDS encoding VUT family protein: MVSQLINVIAFNLLAFAGTFPWKTLGEILILGYAIFIVTSLMDTPFVYLARRIAEKHPDLLKN, translated from the coding sequence TTGGTAAGCCAGCTGATTAACGTGATTGCCTTCAACCTGCTCGCCTTCGCAGGAACATTCCCGTGGAAAACTCTCGGTGAAATCCTTATTCTCGGTTACGCCATCTTTATCGTGACATCGCTAATGGACACACCGTTCGTTTACCTTGCCCGAAGAATCGCCGAAAAGCATCCGGACCTGCTGAAGAACTAA
- the sstT gene encoding serine/threonine transporter SstT, with product MKIHGWVKTYNSSNLVLRIVIAIFWGAIFGLLLPSQKWIGELGVIFVSALKAVAPILVFILIVCSLSLGKSHLDRRFAKVILLYLVSTTLASVVAVLAGTFCPQKLYLVNAVETGAPPTDILDVLHNLLVRAVSNPLAAIVDANYIGILVWGMCLGFALKKMSSDTTFAVLRDLANAVSLVVRWIINLAPFGIMGIMFTSVSTNGIEIFKTYGSLILLLVGTMLFMAFVVTPLIVGVVLRRDPFPLILRCYKSSGVTAFFMRSSAANIPVNMALCKKLELDRKLYSVSIPLGATINMSGAAITIAIMTLAAAHTLGIQVSFTSALVVCLFATLSACGAGGVTGGSLLLIPLACAPLGISSDIAMQVVAVGLMISVVQDSLETALNSSTDVIFTATAEYSSWKKQGKELPKEIFREHTQDSFAPKVDQE from the coding sequence ATGAAAATACACGGATGGGTAAAAACATATAATAGTTCGAATTTGGTGCTACGTATAGTGATTGCCATTTTTTGGGGAGCCATCTTCGGCTTACTGCTGCCCTCACAAAAGTGGATCGGGGAACTGGGTGTCATTTTCGTGAGCGCGCTCAAGGCGGTCGCCCCGATACTGGTCTTTATATTGATCGTTTGTTCCCTTTCGCTAGGAAAATCGCATTTAGACCGTCGTTTTGCGAAAGTGATTTTGTTGTATCTGGTCAGTACGACACTTGCGTCTGTAGTCGCCGTGCTGGCAGGGACGTTTTGTCCGCAGAAATTGTACCTGGTAAATGCCGTAGAGACGGGGGCTCCGCCAACGGATATTTTAGATGTCCTCCATAACCTGCTCGTCCGTGCGGTGTCGAATCCGCTGGCGGCCATTGTCGATGCCAACTATATCGGTATTTTGGTATGGGGGATGTGTCTTGGTTTTGCGCTGAAGAAGATGTCGAGCGATACGACTTTTGCGGTCCTTCGCGACTTGGCGAATGCCGTTTCCCTGGTGGTGCGCTGGATTATCAACCTTGCGCCCTTCGGCATTATGGGAATTATGTTTACGTCGGTTTCTACGAACGGTATCGAAATTTTCAAGACGTATGGTTCGCTGATTCTTTTGCTGGTGGGAACGATGCTCTTTATGGCTTTTGTCGTGACACCTCTCATTGTGGGGGTTGTACTTCGTCGAGATCCTTTCCCCCTGATTCTGCGTTGCTACAAGAGTTCTGGCGTGACGGCATTCTTTATGCGCAGTTCGGCGGCGAATATCCCCGTGAACATGGCGCTTTGCAAAAAGTTGGAACTTGACCGCAAGCTTTATTCGGTGTCCATTCCGCTAGGGGCGACGATTAATATGAGCGGGGCCGCCATTACCATTGCGATCATGACGCTTGCCGCGGCGCATACCCTTGGAATACAGGTCAGCTTTACGAGTGCCCTGGTCGTGTGCCTGTTTGCAACGCTTTCCGCCTGTGGGGCGGGTGGCGTGACGGGGGGCTCTCTGCTCTTGATCCCTCTTGCTTGTGCCCCTTTAGGAATTTCTTCGGACATTGCCATGCAGGTGGTGGCTGTGGGCCTTATGATCAGCGTGGTGCAGGACAGCCTCGAAACAGCCCTAAATTCTTCGACGGATGTCATCTTTACGGCGACTGCAGAATATAGCTCCTGGAAAAAGCAGGGCAAGGAACTGCCGAAGGAAATTTTTAGGGAACATACCCAGGATTCCTTCGCTCCTAAAGTCGACCAAGAATGA
- a CDS encoding glycosyltransferase, whose amino-acid sequence MFFTVLTYLVIGLLAVFGLFYIVLEVRFFRALGSVRTGTSDVEPPPKVSILISARNESAGIRETLDSVLAQDYRGDWDVWVADDRSDDDTPTILAEYAAKNPRLHVLTIKEIPEGVSPKKHALSQLIEACEGEILCLTDADCLVKPTWVSGIIAEFEPGIELVAGHSYIPTVPGKSSLLICMQAVETLIYRVAGTAGLAMRLPLTSTGNNLAYRKSFFKSVHGFDNVIKIQSGDDDLLMQKLAADRPWAMRYCIAESTFVTTNGKETLKELWEQRKRWASKTIYYTPKIVFVLSMVFLFLTMLCVAAVLSPFSFAVFIATLSAFVAKCIGDSILILRGLRIFRQQHLLKWCIPVEFIHAPFTVLAVLFGLFGRFKWK is encoded by the coding sequence ATGTTTTTTACGGTGCTCACATACCTGGTCATCGGCCTTTTGGCAGTGTTTGGACTATTCTATATAGTCCTCGAAGTCCGTTTTTTCCGGGCTCTAGGCAGCGTACGCACTGGCACGTCCGACGTGGAACCGCCACCCAAGGTGAGTATCCTGATTTCGGCGCGAAACGAATCCGCCGGAATTCGCGAAACACTGGACTCGGTTCTTGCACAGGACTACCGTGGAGACTGGGACGTGTGGGTCGCCGACGACAGAAGCGATGACGACACCCCGACGATTCTCGCCGAATACGCCGCCAAGAACCCTAGACTGCATGTTCTAACCATCAAGGAAATTCCCGAAGGCGTAAGCCCCAAAAAACACGCTCTATCGCAACTTATAGAGGCCTGCGAAGGCGAAATCCTATGCCTTACGGACGCCGACTGCCTCGTAAAGCCTACCTGGGTTTCGGGAATTATAGCCGAATTTGAACCTGGAATCGAACTGGTTGCCGGACACTCCTACATTCCGACCGTTCCCGGAAAATCGAGTCTACTGATATGCATGCAGGCGGTAGAAACCCTGATTTACCGCGTGGCAGGAACCGCAGGGCTTGCCATGAGGCTCCCGCTCACCAGCACCGGCAACAACCTCGCCTACCGCAAGAGTTTCTTCAAGAGCGTGCATGGATTCGACAACGTGATTAAAATCCAGAGCGGCGACGACGACCTGCTGATGCAAAAACTCGCCGCAGACCGCCCATGGGCCATGCGCTACTGCATCGCGGAATCCACCTTCGTGACGACAAACGGCAAGGAAACGCTGAAGGAACTCTGGGAACAGCGCAAGCGCTGGGCTTCGAAGACTATATACTATACACCGAAAATCGTGTTCGTACTCAGCATGGTGTTCCTTTTCCTTACGATGCTGTGTGTCGCGGCGGTGCTTTCACCGTTCAGCTTTGCAGTCTTTATCGCAACCCTTAGCGCATTTGTCGCCAAGTGCATTGGCGATTCGATCTTAATACTCCGCGGGCTTCGGATATTCAGGCAACAGCACCTGTTAAAATGGTGCATTCCCGTCGAATTTATTCACGCCCCCTTTACCGTGCTGGCCGTGCTTTTTGGCCTGTTCGGACGATTTAAATGGAAATAA
- a CDS encoding DNA topoisomerase III has translation MATTTKKATTTKTTATKTAAKTAKTVTKTAATKKTVAAGEGKTLIIAEKPSVALDLVRVLGQKNFKNEKTHYESDTTIVSHAIGHLVEIADPKEIDEKYKKWEMSTLPMLPKEFPLVATPATRGQLSALSKLIKRKDVTTIVNACDAGREGELIFFYILQYVLKGKFTGKTIKRLWMQSMTPAAIKDAFENMRDGAEMENLKAAALCRSEADWLIGMNGSRGLTAYNSSMGGFQVTPCGRVQTPTLAIIVNREEERLQFVPQKFWTVEAEFDNDGSHYQGKWFTTSKEDGKDKVKQIFDEARVKEILAKCKGKAGTVEETSAPSLQKCGPLYDLTTLQREANNRFGFSAKTTLSIAQALYERHKATTYPRTDSRCLPEDYVAPVKATLGKIEGPLTKFAETALKNNWVVKTPKVFDNSKISDHFAIIPTGVMPSGLTEAEQKIFTMICQRFIAVFFPPAKYENTTRVTTVEGETFLTEGKVLIDPGFKAVYGKDSDDESSIPALKGKSAKTVALEEKEDFTKPPAHYTESTLLSMMESAGKLVEDEELRDAMKERGLGTPATRAAIIEKLVSDKYVVRDGKDMIPTAKAFDLIKVLKAMDIEALTSPELTGNWEYKMEQIEKGKETREKFMEGIVDMTRTMVKNIKGFKEESTTGEAPFSPVNGKKVFETVSRYTTEDGIVIRKMIGGKRLTPEEITELLTNRKIGPLTGFRSKRGSEFSAVVIINDENKIEFVFDEKPEEVEVGEVVGKSPVDGSDVYETMTGYVSESYLKKEPSGITLPKILLGKELSPDIIKTLLAGEKTALIKGFRSNKTHRNFDAYLKLEKGKIKFEFPPREFKPRRFGKKKDA, from the coding sequence ATGGCAACTACGACAAAAAAAGCAACTACGACTAAAACGACCGCAACCAAGACCGCCGCTAAAACGGCAAAGACTGTGACCAAAACAGCCGCAACAAAAAAGACGGTCGCCGCAGGTGAAGGCAAGACCCTGATTATCGCCGAAAAACCGAGTGTCGCCCTCGACCTGGTTCGCGTGCTCGGCCAAAAGAACTTCAAGAACGAAAAGACGCATTACGAAAGCGATACCACCATCGTGAGCCATGCCATCGGCCACCTGGTCGAAATCGCCGACCCGAAAGAAATCGACGAAAAGTACAAGAAATGGGAAATGAGCACGCTCCCCATGCTTCCGAAGGAATTCCCGCTGGTCGCAACGCCTGCCACCCGCGGACAGCTTTCCGCCTTAAGCAAACTCATCAAGCGTAAGGACGTGACGACCATCGTGAACGCATGCGATGCGGGCCGCGAAGGTGAACTGATTTTCTTCTATATATTACAGTACGTGCTCAAGGGCAAGTTCACGGGCAAGACCATCAAGCGCCTGTGGATGCAGAGCATGACCCCGGCCGCCATCAAGGATGCGTTCGAAAACATGCGCGACGGCGCCGAAATGGAAAACCTGAAGGCCGCAGCCCTTTGCCGTAGCGAAGCCGACTGGCTGATCGGCATGAACGGAAGCCGCGGCCTTACCGCCTACAATAGCAGTATGGGCGGATTCCAAGTGACTCCGTGCGGACGTGTGCAGACGCCGACGCTTGCCATTATCGTGAACCGCGAAGAAGAACGCCTGCAGTTCGTGCCGCAAAAGTTCTGGACCGTGGAAGCCGAATTCGACAACGACGGCAGCCACTACCAGGGCAAGTGGTTCACCACCAGCAAGGAAGACGGCAAGGACAAGGTCAAGCAGATTTTTGACGAAGCCCGCGTCAAAGAGATTCTCGCGAAATGCAAGGGCAAGGCAGGAACCGTCGAAGAGACTTCCGCCCCCTCGCTCCAGAAGTGCGGTCCGCTGTACGACTTGACGACGCTCCAGCGCGAAGCGAACAATCGCTTTGGCTTTAGCGCGAAGACGACCCTTTCGATTGCGCAGGCTCTGTACGAACGCCACAAGGCGACCACCTACCCGCGTACCGACAGCCGTTGCCTGCCCGAAGACTACGTGGCCCCGGTGAAGGCAACCCTCGGCAAAATCGAAGGCCCGCTCACCAAGTTTGCAGAAACCGCACTCAAGAACAACTGGGTCGTGAAGACGCCCAAGGTGTTCGATAACTCCAAGATTTCGGACCACTTCGCCATTATCCCCACCGGCGTGATGCCCTCGGGACTCACCGAAGCCGAACAGAAGATTTTCACGATGATTTGCCAGCGATTCATCGCCGTATTCTTCCCGCCAGCCAAGTACGAAAACACCACCCGCGTAACAACCGTCGAGGGCGAAACCTTCCTCACCGAAGGCAAGGTGCTCATCGATCCGGGTTTCAAGGCCGTGTACGGCAAGGACAGCGATGACGAATCGAGCATTCCGGCACTCAAGGGCAAGTCCGCCAAGACGGTCGCCCTCGAAGAAAAAGAAGACTTTACCAAGCCGCCTGCACACTACACCGAAAGCACGCTCCTTTCCATGATGGAAAGCGCCGGTAAGTTGGTGGAAGACGAAGAACTCCGCGACGCCATGAAGGAACGCGGCCTTGGAACGCCGGCAACGCGCGCCGCCATTATCGAAAAGCTCGTCAGCGACAAGTACGTGGTTCGCGACGGCAAGGACATGATCCCGACCGCGAAGGCATTCGACCTTATCAAGGTCTTGAAGGCAATGGACATCGAGGCGCTCACCAGCCCGGAACTCACCGGCAACTGGGAATACAAGATGGAGCAAATCGAGAAGGGCAAGGAAACCCGCGAAAAGTTCATGGAAGGCATCGTCGACATGACGCGCACCATGGTCAAAAACATCAAGGGTTTCAAGGAAGAAAGCACCACCGGCGAAGCCCCGTTTAGCCCCGTGAACGGCAAGAAGGTCTTTGAGACCGTGAGCCGCTACACCACCGAAGACGGCATCGTGATTCGCAAGATGATCGGCGGCAAGCGTCTTACGCCTGAAGAAATCACCGAGCTCTTGACCAACCGCAAGATTGGCCCGCTCACCGGATTCCGCAGCAAGCGCGGTTCCGAATTCTCGGCAGTCGTCATCATCAACGACGAAAACAAGATCGAGTTCGTATTCGACGAAAAGCCCGAAGAAGTGGAAGTTGGCGAAGTCGTCGGAAAGTCCCCCGTTGACGGTTCGGACGTCTACGAAACCATGACCGGTTACGTAAGCGAATCCTACCTGAAAAAAGAACCCAGCGGAATCACGCTTCCGAAGATTCTCCTGGGCAAGGAACTTTCGCCCGACATCATCAAGACGCTGCTCGCCGGCGAAAAGACGGCGCTCATCAAGGGTTTCCGCAGCAACAAGACGCACCGGAATTTCGACGCCTACCTGAAGCTCGAAAAAGGAAAAATCAAGTTCGAATTTCCGCCGCGCGAGTTCAAGCCCCGCCGCTTTGGCAAGAAAAAAGATGCATAA
- a CDS encoding GIY-YIG nuclease family protein yields MQERSYTYILFNKPNGTLYTGVTSNLVKRMQEHKSLLKGFTKKYNVTKLGYFEEHTSIINAIEREKKIKGGSRAKKIELIKSMNPEWKDLFDGFNL; encoded by the coding sequence ATGCAAGAGAGATCTTACACTTATATTCTTTTTAATAAACCTAATGGTACTCTATATACAGGAGTTACCTCTAATCTTGTTAAAAGAATGCAAGAGCATAAATCTCTTCTCAAAGGTTTCACTAAGAAATACAATGTTACAAAACTAGGATACTTTGAAGAACACACTTCTATAATTAATGCAATAGAAAGAGAAAAGAAAATTAAGGGCGGTTCTAGAGCTAAAAAAATTGAACTTATAAAAAGCATGAATCCTGAATGGAAAGATTTATTTGATGGTTTTAATTTGTAG
- a CDS encoding glycoside hydrolase family 3 N-terminal domain-containing protein, producing the protein MNSLTESVAEQVGDTNAAVNAAASEPENSSAAAMPYTAEALPQNDSAETPYGLPRELLPLWDSMTIKQKAAQMVMVYLTSSQFIIENEIGGVLITGQHLRSAKRYLNTMAEIDSGLRIPLVVATDQEGGIVNRLASYSDTWRGVPSALEMRRMDSTDIHSLANKIGSALKELKINMNLAPVLDPSKDSRGKNSFMEESRRSWGNDTTNAFKVRAFVKGMSENGVVCVSKHFPGYDSWTNSDHQIAVSATPRAKIAKNVSFFKTLANDIPVTMMSSVSFVRISSRPAVFEPKIVKMARDMSPETVILTDDLWGVSLRAWISGNERVRSKNYPAKDFRKLVRTALMAGNDMFMITYSSKAVEMINYLDALSKQSKYYKQRIEESSARILKMKYRAGIIK; encoded by the coding sequence TTGAATTCGCTGACAGAATCCGTAGCGGAACAAGTCGGTGACACCAATGCGGCCGTAAACGCAGCAGCAAGTGAGCCCGAGAACAGTTCGGCAGCAGCCATGCCGTACACCGCCGAAGCCTTGCCGCAAAACGATTCGGCAGAAACGCCTTACGGACTCCCCCGCGAGCTCTTGCCGCTGTGGGATTCCATGACAATCAAGCAGAAGGCCGCGCAGATGGTCATGGTGTACCTCACCTCGTCGCAGTTCATTATCGAAAACGAAATCGGCGGAGTGCTTATCACAGGCCAGCACCTTCGCTCCGCAAAACGCTACCTGAACACGATGGCCGAAATCGACTCCGGCCTAAGAATCCCGCTCGTCGTCGCCACGGACCAAGAAGGCGGAATCGTCAACCGACTGGCCTCTTACTCCGATACATGGCGAGGCGTTCCCAGCGCACTGGAAATGCGACGCATGGATTCGACAGACATCCACTCGCTCGCCAACAAAATCGGAAGCGCACTGAAAGAACTCAAAATAAACATGAACCTGGCTCCCGTTCTTGACCCTTCTAAAGACAGCCGCGGCAAGAATTCGTTCATGGAAGAAAGCCGCCGCTCCTGGGGCAACGACACCACAAACGCATTCAAAGTAAGAGCATTCGTCAAGGGCATGAGCGAAAACGGAGTCGTCTGCGTATCCAAGCATTTTCCGGGTTACGATTCCTGGACCAACAGCGACCACCAAATTGCCGTGAGCGCAACCCCCAGGGCAAAGATTGCAAAGAACGTGAGCTTCTTCAAGACACTCGCAAACGACATTCCCGTGACCATGATGAGCAGCGTAAGCTTTGTGCGCATTTCAAGCCGTCCCGCCGTATTCGAGCCGAAAATTGTCAAAATGGCCCGCGACATGTCTCCCGAGACCGTCATATTGACCGACGACCTGTGGGGAGTAAGCCTCCGCGCCTGGATTAGCGGCAACGAACGCGTGCGTAGCAAGAACTACCCCGCCAAGGATTTCAGAAAACTCGTGCGCACCGCCTTGATGGCCGGCAACGACATGTTCATGATTACCTACTCGTCAAAAGCGGTAGAAATGATCAACTACCTGGACGCACTATCCAAACAAAGTAAATACTACAAGCAACGTATCGAAGAATCCTCCGCCCGCATCTTAAAGATGAAATACCGGGCGGGAATTATCAAGTAG
- a CDS encoding PolC-type DNA polymerase III, with amino-acid sequence MKFAVVDLETTGGTAEVGRITEIGIVLLDDCEVVKTYSALVDPGMPIQPFVQNLTGITDEMVRGKPQFASIAEEVAELLQDRIFVAHNVQYDIKFMRTELRRACIKIDPPRLCTVKISRRFFPGLPSYSLHKLTESLELPEFNHHRALDDAMAAAEILKLAYNKVGPDRLLKEVKNITNPKKAKVV; translated from the coding sequence ATGAAATTTGCTGTAGTGGATCTTGAAACGACGGGCGGCACTGCCGAAGTGGGGCGCATTACCGAGATAGGTATTGTGCTCCTGGATGATTGTGAGGTCGTTAAGACGTATTCGGCGTTGGTGGACCCCGGCATGCCGATACAGCCCTTTGTGCAGAACCTCACGGGAATTACCGACGAAATGGTGCGCGGAAAGCCCCAGTTTGCCTCCATCGCCGAAGAAGTGGCGGAACTTTTGCAGGACCGTATTTTCGTTGCGCATAATGTGCAGTACGATATCAAGTTTATGCGGACAGAACTTCGACGCGCATGCATCAAGATCGACCCGCCGAGACTTTGCACGGTAAAGATTTCGCGTCGCTTTTTCCCGGGACTTCCAAGCTACAGCCTGCATAAATTAACGGAGTCGCTGGAACTGCCGGAGTTCAATCACCACCGTGCCCTGGACGATGCGATGGCGGCGGCGGAAATCCTGAAACTCGCCTACAATAAGGTGGGGCCCGATCGCCTGCTCAAGGAAGTAAAAAACATCACAAATCCGAAGAAAGCGAAAGTGGTGTAA
- a CDS encoding glucokinase, which yields MEIKWLNPDAKFDRLVLAGDIGGTNTNLGLVGYKDGKFTLILETDCPSKDIDGLEAPIRETLKIAAESRADLKPSHICISAAGPVCNNKCVMTNLPWCVDGEALAAATGIPTLVINDFMAISYGIPTLDVDDPAQIHKLVHTDGSTPAPQKTTKAVIGPGTGMGVGFLAFDGEKYIPACSEGGHSTFAPFDKDSQEFHDYMEKKIGTVPGVEPLVSGMGLRNMYEWWKETRGVPDNDAFKKIEETEPNDRPKYISRASDTDPVAAEMMRLFVKMLARFASDAATLFLPLGGFYLAGGTVQKDLRWLERDNLFMKYFEKNYNPNIRPLLNKIPVYVIKDYSISLYGAANASLNLQK from the coding sequence ATGGAAATTAAATGGCTTAATCCCGATGCAAAGTTTGACCGCCTCGTTTTGGCTGGCGATATTGGTGGCACGAATACGAACCTTGGCCTGGTGGGCTACAAGGACGGCAAGTTTACCTTGATTCTGGAAACGGACTGCCCGTCCAAGGATATCGATGGTCTTGAAGCCCCGATTCGTGAAACGCTTAAGATTGCAGCCGAAAGCCGCGCTGACCTTAAGCCGTCCCACATTTGCATCAGTGCTGCAGGCCCCGTATGCAACAACAAGTGTGTCATGACGAACCTTCCGTGGTGCGTCGATGGCGAAGCCCTGGCTGCTGCAACCGGCATCCCGACTCTCGTCATCAACGACTTCATGGCCATTAGCTACGGCATCCCGACTCTCGATGTCGATGACCCCGCCCAGATTCACAAGCTGGTGCACACCGACGGTAGCACTCCCGCTCCCCAGAAGACGACCAAGGCCGTCATCGGTCCGGGTACCGGCATGGGTGTGGGTTTCCTCGCATTTGACGGCGAAAAGTACATTCCGGCCTGCTCCGAAGGCGGACATTCTACGTTTGCCCCGTTCGACAAGGATTCGCAGGAATTCCACGACTACATGGAAAAGAAGATCGGTACGGTTCCGGGTGTCGAACCGCTCGTGTCCGGCATGGGGCTCCGCAACATGTACGAATGGTGGAAGGAAACCCGTGGCGTTCCCGATAACGATGCCTTCAAGAAGATTGAAGAAACCGAACCGAACGATCGCCCGAAGTACATCAGCCGCGCAAGCGACACCGATCCGGTTGCCGCCGAAATGATGCGCCTTTTCGTGAAGATGCTTGCCCGCTTTGCAAGCGACGCCGCAACGCTGTTCCTGCCTCTCGGCGGTTTCTACCTGGCCGGTGGTACGGTGCAGAAAGACCTTCGCTGGCTTGAACGCGACAACCTGTTCATGAAGTATTTCGAAAAGAACTACAACCCGAACATTCGTCCGCTGCTGAACAAGATTCCGGTGTATGTCATCAAGGATTACAGCATCAGCCTGTACGGTGCCGCTAACGCAAGCCTCAACTTGCAGAAATAA
- a CDS encoding Rrf2 family transcriptional regulator has protein sequence MRISTKGRYALRVMIDLAKNGRDDYVKLQELAEREQISEKYLEGILGALVRGKLLTGVRGKAGGYRLNCDPSECSVWQVLSMVETSMAPVACLDDAENSCERADFCVTLPVWKELNSLIRGYLDGVKLEQFLKNEPKCGREKRSDKPLKCDL, from the coding sequence GTGAGGATTTCGACTAAAGGACGCTACGCGCTCCGCGTGATGATTGACCTTGCTAAGAACGGCAGGGACGATTATGTGAAATTGCAGGAACTTGCCGAACGGGAGCAGATTTCCGAAAAGTATCTCGAAGGCATTTTGGGCGCCCTTGTTCGCGGTAAGCTCTTGACGGGTGTCCGTGGCAAGGCAGGGGGCTACCGGCTGAATTGCGATCCCTCTGAATGTAGCGTGTGGCAGGTCCTTTCGATGGTAGAAACCTCGATGGCACCGGTGGCCTGTCTCGATGATGCCGAAAATTCTTGCGAACGTGCAGATTTTTGTGTGACGCTTCCTGTGTGGAAAGAACTGAATTCCTTAATCCGGGGATACCTGGATGGCGTAAAACTGGAACAGTTCCTGAAAAACGAGCCGAAATGCGGTCGCGAAAAACGTAGCGACAAGCCCTTGAAATGCGATCTGTGA
- a CDS encoding FKBP-type peptidyl-prolyl cis-trans isomerase, translated as MKILAEKARLADSLRLVDSLRLANDFNSDQVAGVTKVDTTALLDKSAKNKKNKSKSKKDSKAPVDTVAQVPAVADSALDSTALPKTFVDSIAPVPSDSRFRLFSESYTGGEPLEFTLGVGLVIQGWEKGLVGMKPGEVRKLYVPYQMGYGENSLEGVPEYSDLFFIVELVSADPPMEPDVFPKNVEALKWREAAKGLKIYDEKVGGGKPAMVGSVLKTHYTGWLLSGRKFGSSKDIGKPLSVVMGAGKMIKGWEVGLEGMREGGVRWFRVSPAMGYGATAYSMIPSNSTLVFRVELVSSEVDEAVVANMDFFPDTTTLTLENGSEGLRYAIIKQGEGEPAQKGNVAKVHYTGWLTNGYKFDSSRDRGQAFAFTLGAGRVIRGWELGVQGMLPGEKRILVVPPGLGYGARGAGPIPGGSTLIFAVEYLGE; from the coding sequence GTGAAAATTTTGGCGGAAAAGGCTCGCCTTGCCGATTCGCTCCGCCTTGTCGATTCCCTTCGCCTTGCAAACGACTTTAACTCCGACCAGGTTGCGGGTGTGACAAAAGTTGACACGACTGCCCTCCTGGACAAGTCTGCGAAGAATAAGAAGAACAAATCCAAGTCGAAGAAGGATTCCAAGGCTCCGGTCGATACCGTAGCGCAGGTGCCCGCGGTTGCCGATTCTGCTCTGGATTCTACAGCCCTTCCTAAGACCTTTGTGGATTCGATTGCCCCTGTCCCCTCGGATAGCCGTTTCAGGCTGTTCTCGGAATCGTACACGGGGGGCGAACCGCTCGAGTTTACGCTCGGTGTGGGACTCGTGATCCAGGGTTGGGAAAAGGGACTTGTCGGCATGAAACCGGGCGAAGTCCGCAAACTGTATGTGCCTTACCAGATGGGTTATGGCGAAAATTCCCTGGAAGGCGTTCCCGAGTATTCGGACTTGTTCTTTATCGTGGAACTGGTAAGTGCCGATCCGCCGATGGAACCCGATGTGTTCCCGAAAAATGTCGAGGCTCTCAAGTGGCGCGAAGCGGCCAAGGGGCTTAAAATCTACGACGAAAAGGTCGGTGGCGGAAAGCCCGCCATGGTGGGTTCCGTGCTCAAGACGCATTATACGGGCTGGCTTCTTTCGGGCCGCAAGTTCGGTTCTTCTAAGGATATTGGCAAGCCGCTCTCCGTGGTGATGGGCGCCGGCAAGATGATCAAGGGCTGGGAAGTGGGCCTCGAAGGAATGCGCGAAGGCGGCGTCCGCTGGTTCCGCGTGTCGCCTGCCATGGGTTATGGCGCAACGGCCTACTCGATGATTCCGTCGAATTCGACTCTGGTTTTCCGCGTGGAACTGGTAAGCTCCGAAGTGGACGAAGCCGTTGTCGCGAATATGGATTTCTTCCCCGATACGACGACCCTGACGCTTGAAAACGGCTCCGAGGGACTTCGCTATGCGATTATCAAGCAGGGCGAAGGCGAACCTGCGCAGAAGGGTAACGTGGCGAAGGTGCATTACACGGGCTGGCTCACGAACGGCTACAAGTTCGACAGTTCCCGTGATCGTGGACAGGCGTTTGCCTTTACGCTGGGTGCCGGTCGCGTGATTCGCGGCTGGGAACTTGGCGTGCAGGGAATGCTCCCCGGTGAAAAGAGAATCTTGGTGGTGCCCCCAGGACTCGGTTACGGTGCCCGCGGTGCAGGCCCCATCCCCGGTGGCTCGACTTTGATCTTTGCGGTGGAATATCTAGGAGAATAG